The proteins below come from a single Saccharopolyspora sp. SCSIO 74807 genomic window:
- a CDS encoding LytTR family DNA-binding domain-containing protein has product MGSTRRVVGIKGERQVLFDIAEVIVAEAIGRAVWLRTDLGRFRCAIDGIDNIDDKYAECGFVRVHRSYLVNLSRVREVERKDGGELELTVENYSGVVPVSRRRAKFVTEALGL; this is encoded by the coding sequence ATGGGGTCGACGCGACGTGTTGTCGGGATCAAAGGGGAGCGGCAGGTCCTGTTCGACATCGCCGAGGTGATCGTGGCCGAGGCCATCGGCAGGGCCGTCTGGCTCCGGACCGATCTCGGACGCTTCCGGTGCGCGATCGACGGGATCGACAACATCGATGACAAGTACGCGGAATGCGGCTTCGTGCGAGTGCACCGGAGCTACCTGGTGAACCTCAGCCGGGTGCGCGAAGTGGAGCGCAAGGACGGCGGGGAGCTCGAGCTCACCGTCGAGAACTACAGCGGGGTCGTCCCGGTTTCCCGTCGTCGGGCGAAGTTCGTCACCGAAGCGCTGGGGCTCTGA
- a CDS encoding PQQ-dependent dehydrogenase, methanol/ethanol family produces the protein MTVEYVDAGEAIDHGALSAISGTAPAVTDNIDYERIKNARSESHNWITYYGDYDGKRYSLLDQINTENVKRIGPAWIFQAGTSGQIAGASTYAFETSPMVVDGVMYVTGWDGWFWALDAKTGEQLWRYKHAVPFDVSLCCGNVNRGCAIANGKVYFVTPNAHLLALDATNGNKVWEKTIGDVRAGESASLAPLVVKDTVITGSAGGEFGVRGHIDCWDLETGQQRWRCYTIPKPGEKGSETWPDDGEAWTRGGANHWVTGTYDPETNLYYAGTGNPAPDFDGAVREGDNLYSDSVVAVDVDTGEIKWHYQFTPHDLWDYDSTMEMTLFERDGKKLLGHFDKNGYFFVLDRTNGELQHVTPYVDRIDWGTITRDGKVTPRKYPDKEGEPVHFYPGPAGAKEWTHAAFSPRTEMFYVPVADVGATATRRRREFKEGMPYWGAAVQVDIDNMAGSVSAFDSYGVEQWRWRNSHPMAASVLATAGDLVFAGTPTGEFLALDARTGEELWKFQCGSGHHGSATTYMVDGKQYVAVPVGWGGWLEGIIPGMLGAGHGSALIVFALPD, from the coding sequence ATGACAGTCGAATACGTTGACGCCGGTGAGGCGATCGACCACGGGGCGCTGAGCGCCATTTCCGGAACCGCCCCCGCGGTGACCGACAACATCGATTACGAGCGCATCAAGAACGCGCGTTCGGAATCGCACAACTGGATCACCTACTACGGTGATTACGACGGCAAGCGGTACAGCCTGCTGGACCAGATCAACACCGAGAACGTGAAGCGCATCGGTCCGGCCTGGATCTTCCAAGCGGGCACCTCCGGGCAGATCGCGGGTGCGTCGACCTACGCCTTCGAGACCTCCCCGATGGTCGTGGACGGCGTCATGTACGTCACCGGCTGGGACGGCTGGTTCTGGGCGCTGGACGCCAAGACCGGCGAGCAGCTCTGGCGCTACAAGCACGCGGTCCCCTTCGACGTGTCGCTGTGCTGCGGCAACGTCAACCGCGGCTGCGCGATCGCCAACGGCAAGGTCTACTTCGTGACCCCGAACGCCCACCTGCTGGCGCTGGACGCCACCAACGGCAACAAGGTCTGGGAGAAGACGATCGGCGACGTGCGCGCCGGCGAGAGCGCTTCGCTCGCCCCGCTGGTCGTCAAGGACACGGTGATCACCGGTAGCGCGGGCGGCGAGTTCGGCGTGCGCGGCCACATCGACTGCTGGGACCTGGAGACCGGTCAGCAGCGCTGGCGCTGCTACACCATCCCGAAGCCGGGCGAGAAGGGCTCCGAGACCTGGCCGGACGACGGCGAGGCGTGGACCCGCGGCGGTGCGAACCACTGGGTCACCGGTACCTACGACCCGGAGACCAACCTGTACTACGCGGGCACCGGCAACCCGGCTCCCGACTTCGACGGTGCGGTCCGCGAGGGCGACAACCTCTACAGCGACAGCGTCGTCGCGGTCGACGTCGACACCGGCGAGATCAAGTGGCACTACCAGTTCACCCCGCACGACCTCTGGGACTACGACTCCACCATGGAGATGACCCTGTTCGAGCGGGACGGGAAGAAGCTGCTGGGCCACTTCGACAAGAACGGCTACTTCTTCGTGCTGGACCGCACCAACGGCGAGCTGCAGCACGTCACCCCGTACGTCGACCGGATCGACTGGGGCACCATCACCCGCGACGGCAAGGTGACCCCGCGGAAGTACCCGGACAAGGAGGGCGAACCCGTCCACTTCTACCCGGGGCCCGCCGGTGCCAAGGAGTGGACGCACGCCGCGTTCAGCCCGCGTACCGAGATGTTCTACGTGCCGGTCGCCGACGTGGGCGCCACCGCGACCCGCCGCCGTCGTGAGTTCAAGGAAGGCATGCCCTACTGGGGCGCCGCGGTCCAGGTGGACATCGACAACATGGCCGGTTCGGTCAGCGCCTTCGACTCCTACGGCGTCGAGCAGTGGCGTTGGCGCAACTCCCACCCGATGGCGGCCTCGGTGCTGGCCACCGCGGGCGACCTGGTCTTCGCGGGCACCCCGACGGGCGAGTTCCTCGCGTTGGACGCTCGCACCGGCGAGGAGCTGTGGAAGTTCCAGTGCGGCAGCGGCCACCACGGCAGCGCGACGACCTACATGGTCGACGGCAAGCAGTACGTCGCCGTGCCGGTCGGTTGGGGTGGCTGGCTCGAGGGCATCATTCCGGGAATGCTCGGCGCGGGCCACGGCAGCGCGCTGATCGTGTTCGCCCTGCCGGACTGA
- a CDS encoding MSMEG_3727 family PQQ-associated protein — MTTTQERDDLLNELGLDAQNSAAIGRVLGTGGIERATERADGTMEATVRIREDQIAWDPAILVLPHGGDVELTVINDDRNTHACLLPSNGDKKFLWLLNHSKGKARLNLDGPGYYWYSSPGGNDEGRGLTAAIVVLGEVPPEARLDRPDQPRR; from the coding sequence ATGACGACGACGCAGGAACGCGACGACCTGCTGAACGAGCTCGGCTTGGACGCACAGAACAGCGCAGCGATCGGTCGTGTGCTGGGAACCGGCGGGATCGAGCGGGCCACCGAGCGCGCGGACGGCACGATGGAGGCCACCGTCCGGATCCGGGAGGACCAGATCGCCTGGGACCCGGCGATCCTGGTTCTGCCGCACGGTGGTGACGTCGAGCTGACCGTCATCAACGACGACCGGAACACGCACGCCTGCCTGCTGCCGAGCAACGGTGACAAGAAGTTCCTCTGGCTGCTGAACCACTCCAAGGGCAAGGCCAGGCTCAACCTCGATGGCCCCGGCTACTACTGGTACAGCTCGCCCGGCGGGAACGACGAGGGCCGCGGTTTGACCGCCGCCATCGTCGTGCTCGGCGAAGTGCCGCCGGAAGCCCGTCTCGACCGCCCCGACCAGCCGCGCCGGTAG
- the katG gene encoding catalase/peroxidase HPI yields the protein MPENPDAVAISRNYDQSVRRTAERVRNHPAAGGDNCDWWPDRLNLRILAKHHPSRNPLGRDFDYAAEFAELDLDALARDIDEVLTTSQEWWPADFGHYGPLVLRMAWHCAGTYRIGDGRGGASSGMQRFAPTNSWPDNRNLDKARRLLWPVKQKYGRSISWADLMVFAGNRALETMGLRTLGFAGGRRDTWESDADVYWGPERTWLGDERHTGVRDLEEPLAADEMGLIYVDPQGPATLPDPVASARDIRTTFARMGMDDEETVALIAGGHTFGKTHGAADIMSSLGDEPEAAPLEDMGLGWRNRHGTGKGSDAISSGLEGIWTPTPTRWDNSFLETLFAYKWDVELSPAGLWQWIPRDDAGEGTVPDPHDPDTRRGPTMLTTDLALQDDPVYAPIARRFAEHPEQLADAFGRAWFKLTHIDMGPIQRYLGPLVPEQRMLWQDPVPAVEHQLVTAESLAELKNRVLASGLSVRELVFVAWASASTYRDSDKRGGANGARIRLAPQRDWAANDPEVLAKVLTTLERIRDLFNAEHDEQISLADLIVLAGCAAVEDAAALAGHDVQVPFAPGRTDAGQEWTDAAAFAALEPSADGFRNYYGEANRLPQEYQLVDRANLLTLSAPEMTALVGGLRVLDTNHRHSRLGVLTDRPGLLTNDFFTNLLDMDTEWVPDMPKRGLPGTFQGRDRSTGAPRWTASRVDLVFGSHSELRAIAEVYAAEQEKFLQDFAAAWHKVMSLDRFDLT from the coding sequence ATGCCGGAAAATCCCGATGCCGTGGCGATCAGCCGCAACTACGACCAGAGCGTTCGCCGGACCGCCGAGCGCGTGCGCAACCACCCGGCCGCCGGCGGGGACAACTGCGACTGGTGGCCGGACCGCCTCAACCTCCGAATCCTCGCCAAGCACCACCCGTCGCGGAATCCACTGGGAAGGGATTTCGACTACGCGGCGGAATTCGCCGAGCTGGACCTCGACGCGCTGGCCCGCGACATCGACGAGGTGCTGACGACCTCGCAGGAATGGTGGCCTGCCGACTTCGGGCACTACGGGCCGCTGGTGCTGCGGATGGCTTGGCATTGCGCCGGTACCTACCGCATCGGCGACGGACGCGGTGGGGCCTCGTCGGGCATGCAGCGCTTCGCCCCGACCAACAGCTGGCCGGACAACCGCAACCTGGACAAGGCCCGCCGGCTGCTGTGGCCGGTCAAGCAGAAGTACGGCCGCAGCATCTCCTGGGCGGACCTGATGGTCTTCGCGGGCAACCGAGCGCTGGAGACCATGGGCTTGCGCACGCTCGGCTTCGCAGGCGGACGCCGGGACACCTGGGAATCCGACGCCGACGTCTACTGGGGGCCCGAGCGGACCTGGCTGGGCGATGAGCGGCACACCGGCGTGCGCGACCTGGAAGAACCGCTGGCCGCCGACGAGATGGGCCTGATCTACGTCGACCCGCAGGGCCCCGCGACGCTGCCCGACCCCGTCGCCTCGGCGCGCGACATCCGCACCACGTTCGCGCGGATGGGGATGGACGACGAGGAGACCGTCGCGCTGATCGCAGGCGGGCACACCTTCGGCAAGACCCACGGTGCCGCCGACATCATGAGCAGCCTCGGCGACGAGCCCGAGGCCGCGCCGTTGGAGGACATGGGCCTGGGCTGGCGCAACCGCCACGGCACGGGCAAGGGGTCGGACGCGATCTCCAGCGGCTTGGAGGGCATCTGGACCCCCACACCGACCCGGTGGGACAACTCGTTCCTGGAGACCCTGTTCGCGTACAAGTGGGACGTGGAGCTCAGCCCCGCCGGGCTGTGGCAGTGGATTCCCCGGGACGACGCGGGCGAGGGCACCGTTCCCGACCCGCACGACCCGGACACCCGCCGCGGCCCGACTATGCTCACCACCGATCTCGCGCTGCAGGACGACCCGGTCTACGCGCCCATCGCGCGGCGCTTCGCGGAGCACCCGGAGCAGCTCGCGGACGCCTTCGGGCGCGCATGGTTCAAGCTCACCCACATCGACATGGGCCCGATCCAGCGCTACCTCGGCCCGCTGGTTCCCGAGCAGCGGATGCTCTGGCAGGACCCGGTCCCCGCCGTCGAGCACCAGCTGGTCACGGCCGAGAGCCTCGCCGAGCTGAAAAACCGCGTGCTGGCCTCGGGCCTTTCGGTCCGGGAGCTGGTGTTCGTCGCGTGGGCCTCGGCATCGACCTATCGGGACAGCGACAAGCGCGGCGGCGCGAACGGCGCCCGCATCCGGTTGGCGCCGCAACGGGATTGGGCGGCCAACGACCCGGAAGTGCTGGCGAAGGTGCTGACCACCCTCGAGCGGATCCGCGACCTGTTCAACGCCGAGCACGACGAGCAGATCTCGCTGGCCGACCTGATCGTGCTCGCCGGTTGTGCCGCGGTGGAGGACGCCGCCGCATTGGCGGGCCACGACGTCCAGGTGCCGTTCGCCCCGGGACGCACCGACGCGGGCCAGGAGTGGACCGACGCGGCGGCCTTCGCCGCGCTCGAACCGAGCGCCGACGGCTTCCGCAACTACTACGGCGAGGCGAATCGGCTCCCGCAGGAGTACCAGCTCGTCGACCGGGCCAACCTGCTCACCCTCTCCGCCCCGGAGATGACCGCGCTCGTCGGCGGGCTGCGCGTGCTGGACACCAACCACCGGCATTCCCGGCTCGGCGTGCTCACCGACCGGCCGGGCCTGCTCACCAACGACTTCTTCACCAACCTCCTCGACATGGACACCGAATGGGTGCCGGACATGCCGAAACGAGGTCTGCCCGGAACCTTTCAGGGCCGCGATCGGTCCACCGGCGCGCCGCGGTGGACCGCCAGCCGAGTGGACCTGGTCTTCGGCTCGCACTCCGAACTGCGCGCGATCGCCGAGGTCTACGCCGCCGAGCAGGAGAAGTTCCTGCAGGACTTCGCGGCCGCGTGGCACAAGGTGATGAGCCTCGACCGCTTCGACCTGACCTGA
- a CDS encoding LytTR family transcriptional regulator DNA-binding domain-containing protein, which produces MADVHRLRAKTGGGGESTVYGAWERFVRGADDVRGVRPEVALSWQRCRDQYRVNPYLAEAPVAITDVDHTLEHDVVFAELGFRAASVVNEVSDLGGVVTVTDATGRVLAEWGNKDTRNYAAEANLAPWFSWAEGSTGTNGMGTALESHAPVVVRGAEHWCQAFHDWNCAGVAVRDVVTSEPVAAVNISCWRSELPESVGAWLSNAASRTQFMLRRRARDAGAELIAAYDHARNHVRARAGVSLAALDPAGQVVIADDRASVLLGVPGSTPATDPAARWNPGLPELVRVARYAAEQAAHTRDWVGSTQIFTHLADEPTPISIRPVFLSGHLVGTLVELGVSDAEQLPRAEGGAAASDQAQGHRIVAMRDSRLVLLRHPEISFAESEGNDVWLTTDQGRLRAASPALDKLETELGGSALRVHRQYVVNIGRIREVERGFKGELALVMDDEARTMVPVSRRNAPAVRRALGI; this is translated from the coding sequence ATGGCAGATGTGCACCGGCTCCGCGCCAAGACGGGCGGCGGGGGCGAGTCGACGGTTTACGGGGCGTGGGAGCGCTTCGTGCGGGGTGCGGACGACGTCCGCGGTGTGCGGCCGGAGGTGGCGCTGTCCTGGCAGCGGTGCCGCGACCAGTACCGCGTCAATCCGTATCTGGCCGAAGCTCCGGTGGCCATCACGGACGTGGACCACACGCTCGAGCACGATGTGGTCTTCGCCGAGCTCGGGTTCCGCGCGGCCTCGGTCGTCAACGAGGTGAGCGATCTCGGCGGGGTCGTGACCGTCACCGACGCCACCGGCCGGGTACTGGCCGAGTGGGGCAACAAGGACACCCGCAACTACGCCGCCGAGGCGAACCTGGCGCCGTGGTTCTCCTGGGCGGAGGGTTCCACCGGTACCAATGGCATGGGCACCGCGCTGGAGTCGCATGCGCCGGTGGTGGTCCGGGGCGCGGAGCACTGGTGCCAGGCCTTCCACGACTGGAACTGCGCGGGCGTGGCGGTGCGCGACGTGGTGACCAGCGAGCCGGTCGCGGCGGTGAACATCTCCTGCTGGCGCAGCGAGCTTCCGGAGTCCGTGGGCGCCTGGCTGAGCAACGCCGCCAGCAGGACGCAGTTCATGCTGCGGCGGCGCGCCCGGGACGCCGGTGCCGAGCTGATCGCGGCGTACGACCACGCGCGCAACCACGTTCGTGCGCGGGCGGGTGTGTCGTTGGCGGCGTTGGACCCGGCCGGGCAGGTGGTGATCGCCGACGATCGCGCGAGCGTCCTGTTAGGCGTGCCGGGTTCGACCCCCGCGACCGACCCGGCGGCGCGCTGGAACCCGGGTCTGCCCGAGCTGGTCCGGGTGGCCCGCTACGCGGCCGAACAAGCCGCGCACACGCGGGACTGGGTCGGTTCCACCCAGATCTTCACCCACCTCGCCGACGAACCCACGCCGATCAGCATCCGGCCGGTGTTCCTGTCCGGACACCTCGTCGGCACCCTCGTCGAACTCGGGGTGTCCGACGCCGAGCAGCTCCCGCGGGCGGAAGGCGGCGCCGCCGCCTCCGACCAGGCGCAGGGGCACCGGATCGTGGCGATGCGGGACAGCCGGTTGGTGCTGCTGCGCCACCCGGAGATCTCCTTCGCCGAATCCGAGGGCAACGACGTGTGGCTGACCACCGACCAAGGCCGACTGCGAGCCGCTTCACCGGCCCTGGACAAGCTCGAGACCGAGCTGGGCGGGTCCGCTCTCCGGGTGCACCGGCAGTACGTGGTCAACATCGGCCGCATCCGCGAGGTCGAACGCGGCTTCAAAGGCGAACTTGCCCTGGTGATGGACGACGAGGCGCGGACGATGGTGCCGGTCTCCCGGCGGAACGCCCCAGCGGTGCGCCGGGCGCTGGGCATCTGA
- a CDS encoding sodium:calcium antiporter, whose protein sequence is MMAALEFALGIALLVYCAEKLIGNLVGVSSRWVVSLFLVAVLFTGIEFDDLAYGIVLNVEELQHAALGTVIGTTIAIMGIVLALAALIAPCPVDVPKDYLVLFAAGPAAMSLFASTGALTQSMGVVLVVLFAVFVGWIGYREYAARRPVFRNAEFYEQVEKAGAVSVATTSESGAAGERSPARPPATEPGGGGFELPGDLRIDQGFLAARQRSLPISLLFAVLALAGLIGGAALAGQGTEGLLETLDIDGTVFGVTIATLALSLEDVFLTVEPARRGAPEIGVANVIGSVVFSLTGKLGIVLLLGGDITIGENVLSWHLPVLLGMTVLSAIFLATGRLRRWHGGVLLALYAAYFVISLTAFGGVPLDTD, encoded by the coding sequence ATGATGGCCGCGCTGGAGTTCGCGCTGGGGATCGCGCTGCTCGTGTACTGCGCGGAGAAGCTGATCGGCAACCTGGTCGGCGTGTCCAGCAGGTGGGTCGTCTCGCTGTTCCTGGTCGCCGTGCTGTTCACCGGGATCGAGTTCGACGACCTCGCCTACGGCATCGTGCTCAATGTCGAGGAACTGCAGCACGCGGCGCTCGGCACCGTCATCGGCACCACGATCGCGATCATGGGAATCGTGCTCGCACTGGCGGCGCTCATCGCCCCGTGCCCGGTGGACGTCCCCAAGGACTACCTCGTGCTGTTCGCGGCCGGTCCTGCGGCGATGTCGCTGTTCGCCTCGACCGGCGCGTTGACGCAGTCCATGGGCGTCGTGCTGGTGGTGCTGTTCGCGGTGTTCGTGGGCTGGATCGGCTACCGCGAGTACGCAGCGCGGCGGCCGGTGTTCCGCAACGCCGAGTTCTACGAGCAGGTCGAGAAGGCCGGTGCGGTCAGCGTCGCGACCACCTCGGAATCCGGCGCGGCCGGTGAGCGGTCGCCAGCTCGCCCGCCCGCGACGGAGCCGGGCGGCGGTGGCTTCGAGCTGCCCGGCGACCTGCGGATCGACCAGGGCTTCTTGGCAGCGAGGCAGCGGTCCCTGCCGATCAGCCTGCTGTTCGCGGTGCTGGCGCTGGCCGGCTTGATCGGAGGCGCCGCGCTCGCCGGACAGGGCACCGAAGGACTGCTGGAGACCTTGGACATCGACGGCACCGTCTTCGGCGTCACGATCGCGACGCTGGCGCTGTCGCTCGAGGACGTCTTCCTCACCGTGGAGCCCGCCCGCAGGGGCGCGCCGGAGATCGGGGTCGCCAACGTCATCGGCAGCGTCGTGTTCTCGCTGACCGGCAAGCTCGGGATCGTCCTGCTGCTCGGCGGGGACATAACGATCGGCGAGAACGTGCTGTCCTGGCACCTGCCGGTCCTGCTCGGCATGACGGTCCTGTCGGCGATCTTCCTGGCCACCGGGCGGCTGCGCCGCTGGCACGGAGGGGTGCTGCTAGCGCTCTACGCCGCCTACTTCGTCATCAGCCTGACGGCTTTCGGCGGGGTTCCACTCGACACCGACTAG
- a CDS encoding ATP-dependent 6-phosphofructokinase — protein sequence MKMHLDNLRVRHLGECRYDSPFCEMLAAKRTSPHYVAEGDRVLLEDTVSMLAEHDLPPEELPSFEAAGPRRKIYFDSSRVTAGVVTCGGLCPGLNDVIRGIVQELTVHYGVRRILGFRNGLRGLTAANRDDTEELTPDRVREIHNSGGTILGSSRGGQEPEEMVDSLVLRGVDALFVIGGDGGMRAATNLAAAIRRRGLDIAVIGVPKTIDNDLPYTDQSFGFQSAFAQAANFIDSVAIEAAASPDGIGIVKLMGRHSGFIACYASLARNAADVVLIPEVPFALEGPDGLLARVERHVREKGFVVVVVAEGAGQELLQERGLLADTTDPSGNARLGDIGALLRETITAHLIGAGLSPTVRYIDPSYAVRSVTANAYDSVYCLRLAHAAVHAAMAGRTETAVVRWRRRFVHVPMPLIISHRNEVDPDGDLWMSVLEATGHLVPRHGSHGRPDAEAGPQDYRRSCRSSRDRDGGAGEPRDAELPGAGPVRSFR from the coding sequence GTGAAAATGCACTTGGACAACCTGCGCGTTCGCCACCTTGGTGAGTGCCGCTACGACTCACCGTTCTGCGAAATGCTCGCGGCCAAGCGGACTTCGCCGCACTACGTGGCGGAGGGCGACCGGGTGCTGCTCGAGGACACCGTTTCGATGCTCGCCGAGCACGACCTCCCGCCGGAGGAGCTGCCGAGCTTCGAGGCGGCCGGACCCCGCCGGAAGATCTACTTCGACTCCTCCCGCGTCACGGCGGGCGTGGTGACCTGCGGCGGGCTGTGCCCGGGGCTCAACGACGTCATCCGGGGCATCGTCCAGGAACTCACCGTGCACTACGGCGTGCGGCGGATCCTCGGCTTCCGCAACGGGCTCCGCGGGCTGACGGCCGCGAACCGCGACGACACCGAGGAGCTGACACCGGATCGGGTCCGCGAGATACACAACTCCGGCGGCACCATCCTGGGCAGCTCGCGCGGCGGGCAGGAGCCCGAGGAAATGGTCGACAGCCTGGTCCTGCGCGGGGTGGACGCGCTGTTCGTCATCGGTGGCGACGGGGGGATGCGCGCCGCGACGAACCTGGCCGCGGCGATCCGCCGGCGCGGTCTGGACATCGCGGTCATCGGGGTCCCCAAGACGATCGACAACGATCTGCCCTACACCGACCAGTCCTTCGGCTTCCAGAGCGCGTTCGCGCAGGCGGCCAACTTCATCGACTCGGTCGCCATCGAGGCCGCGGCGAGTCCCGACGGCATCGGCATCGTGAAGCTGATGGGCAGGCATTCCGGTTTCATCGCCTGCTACGCCTCGCTGGCCCGCAACGCCGCCGACGTCGTGCTCATCCCCGAAGTGCCGTTCGCGCTCGAAGGGCCGGACGGCCTGTTGGCCCGGGTCGAGCGGCACGTGCGCGAGAAGGGCTTCGTGGTCGTCGTAGTGGCCGAGGGAGCGGGCCAGGAGCTGCTGCAGGAGCGCGGTCTGCTCGCCGACACCACCGATCCCTCCGGCAACGCCAGGCTGGGCGACATCGGTGCGCTGCTGCGGGAGACCATCACGGCGCACCTGATCGGGGCGGGCCTGTCGCCCACGGTGCGCTACATCGACCCGAGCTACGCCGTGCGAAGCGTGACCGCCAACGCCTACGACAGCGTCTACTGCCTGCGCCTGGCCCACGCCGCGGTGCACGCGGCCATGGCCGGGCGCACCGAGACCGCCGTGGTGCGCTGGCGGCGCCGCTTCGTGCACGTGCCGATGCCGCTGATCATCAGCCATCGCAACGAGGTCGATCCCGATGGAGATCTGTGGATGTCGGTGCTTGAGGCGACCGGTCACCTGGTTCCGAGGCACGGCTCGCACGGCCGTCCGGACGCGGAGGCGGGCCCGCAGGACTACCGGCGCAGCTGCCGGTCGTCCCGCGACCGGGACGGCGGCGCCGGCGAGCCGCGCGATGCCGAACTCCCCGGCGCCGGCCCGGTGCGGAGCTTCCGATGA
- the glpX gene encoding class II fructose-bisphosphatase encodes MQRQHETAPRTGISTLESVALTATRSAAVASHAWAGRNDKKAADAAATEAMRQVLADAPGRGAVVIGEGEKDEAPMLFNGETVGSGAGPDFDIAVDPLEGTSFCAKNLPGSMATIAFAESGTMFSPGPGFYMDKIVVPPQANGVVDLADTPERTLRKVAGALGKHVGELRVVIMDKPRHQELIKRVLEAGAAVHAPAEGDVGGSLEVLLPSGSADLLLGVGGTPEGVMTAAAVRALGGDMLGRLAPQREAEADALRAAGMDLARIYTRDELVGGEALFAATGVTGGALLNEPRESGGTVLADSLLISSGEVRRVVHTTFGAMPRPTS; translated from the coding sequence ATGCAGCGCCAGCACGAGACCGCACCGCGCACCGGCATCAGCACGCTGGAGTCGGTGGCCCTGACCGCCACCCGCAGCGCGGCGGTGGCCAGCCACGCCTGGGCCGGTCGCAACGACAAGAAGGCTGCCGACGCGGCGGCCACCGAGGCCATGCGCCAAGTGCTGGCCGATGCTCCGGGCCGGGGCGCGGTGGTCATCGGGGAAGGCGAGAAGGACGAGGCCCCGATGCTGTTCAACGGCGAGACCGTGGGCAGCGGTGCGGGTCCGGACTTCGACATCGCCGTGGACCCGCTCGAGGGCACGTCGTTCTGCGCGAAGAACCTGCCTGGCTCGATGGCCACCATCGCGTTCGCCGAATCCGGGACCATGTTCTCGCCGGGGCCCGGCTTCTACATGGACAAGATCGTGGTGCCGCCGCAGGCCAACGGCGTCGTCGATCTCGCCGACACCCCGGAGCGCACCCTGCGCAAGGTCGCCGGGGCGCTCGGCAAGCACGTCGGCGAGCTGCGCGTGGTCATCATGGACAAGCCCCGCCACCAGGAGCTGATCAAGCGGGTGCTGGAGGCGGGCGCTGCCGTGCACGCCCCGGCGGAAGGCGACGTCGGCGGCAGCCTCGAGGTGCTGCTCCCGTCCGGCTCCGCCGACCTGCTCCTCGGCGTCGGGGGCACGCCGGAGGGCGTGATGACCGCGGCGGCGGTGCGCGCCCTGGGCGGCGACATGCTCGGCCGCCTGGCCCCGCAGCGCGAAGCGGAGGCCGATGCCCTCCGCGCGGCGGGCATGGACCTCGCCCGCATCTACACCCGCGACGAGCTCGTCGGCGGCGAAGCGCTGTTCGCGGCCACCGGCGTAACCGGAGGAGCGCTGCTGAACGAGCCACGGGAATCCGGGGGCACGGTGCTCGCGGATTCCCTGCTCATCTCCAGCGGCGAGGTGCGCCGCGTCGTGCACACCACCTTCGGCGCCATGCCCCGGCCGACGTCTTGA
- the hxlB gene encoding 6-phospho-3-hexuloisomerase yields the protein MAISTEVDQIRRGVQPAAWARAGALLLTARAVFTVGTGRSGLALQMAAMRFMHLGLDTHVVGETTARAIGSGDVLVAASGSGSTARVVRAAETAREQGANVVALTTDPGSALAQTATETLVIPAADKKDFDGTTSAQYAGSLFEQSVLLLTDALFHALWRSSGTQARELWRLHANLE from the coding sequence ATGGCCATCAGCACCGAGGTGGACCAGATCCGCAGGGGCGTCCAGCCCGCGGCGTGGGCACGTGCCGGTGCACTGCTGCTCACGGCGCGCGCGGTGTTCACCGTCGGCACCGGGCGCAGCGGCCTGGCGTTGCAGATGGCCGCGATGCGCTTCATGCACCTCGGGCTGGACACCCACGTCGTGGGTGAGACCACCGCGCGGGCGATCGGCTCCGGTGACGTCCTGGTGGCCGCCTCCGGCTCGGGCTCGACGGCGCGGGTGGTGCGGGCGGCCGAGACCGCGCGCGAGCAGGGCGCGAACGTGGTGGCGCTGACGACCGATCCCGGCTCGGCGCTGGCCCAGACCGCGACCGAGACGCTGGTCATCCCGGCGGCCGACAAGAAGGACTTCGACGGGACGACCTCCGCCCAGTACGCGGGCAGCCTGTTCGAGCAGTCGGTGCTGCTGCTGACCGACGCGCTGTTCCACGCCCTGTGGCGCTCCAGCGGCACCCAGGCCCGCGAGCTGTGGCGGCTGCACGCGAATCTCGAGTGA
- the pqqA gene encoding pyrroloquinoline quinone precursor peptide PqqA — MEPVAPQWETPRFVEIGCAAEVTMYVAQAED; from the coding sequence ATGGAGCCCGTTGCCCCGCAGTGGGAAACGCCCCGGTTCGTCGAGATCGGGTGCGCGGCCGAGGTGACCATGTACGTCGCCCAGGCCGAGGACTGA